CACGGAGCCTGTCCAAAGCCTTTCTGTTGATAATTAATAAGTTACAGACACCAGACCTTGATAGCTCATGCCCCCTTTGGCCAGAAATTACAGGAGTGATGAATTTCTTTACTAATGAGTCACTGTAATTGGCACAAATACTTCATGTCTGCCTCACCATGGCTCACTCCATTTTAACCTTTAAAATGAGCAGGAGCACCGTATGCTCACTCACTTACAAAGCACAGTAAGACCTTTAATGTTGTATAAACATGTGCAGTCTGTAATGTGCAGTATTTTCTAGTAGTTTTTAGAGGTAATGCCACCctaaacatttctttttatctttttaattcaTAGCTTAAGCTGGTCAAGCCTTCTGGGTGAGTTGCACTCCTATGATTAGTGCAAAcagtaatgaaaaaatgaaagcagtttCTTTATTcagagatgtttcttttttggatttttagttatagtcacatacacacacgtaaaTAATTATTAACTTGGTTTTAGCCTCTTTATTGGTGACTAACTAAGTTAAGCAATTATAAAATCACCTAAGAACTTAACCTTGTTTTATAGCAGATTTTTTTAGAGTCCATCTTTTtgtgaaacaaatcattttcatctgcaaTAAATGTCTATGACACTGTATAAACATCTTTATAGTATAAAGTGTATAGTAAATAGTTTGATTTATAGGTAAATAGTTATATATGATATATGGTGGGTCTCTGAGTGTAACTGAATACACtcaagactgaaaaaaaaagtatgtgcCGGATGCTGTGGTAGTGATTGAGCACACTTCCTATGAAAAGGGCGTATGTATACAGCCACaaacaactcacacacacagactgtaaggatactcaaacacacaccgaaattttaagaaaatacataaaagggAGGCTGTTATTACATGGTTTTGATCAGGTGTGAATTAGGTCAATGTTCAGAGGCTGCAGCGGCTTGTTTGACTCTGATGGTTGCATGTGGAAGAGGAAGTGGCTTCCTACAACTGTGATTAAACATGTGTAACTAATCAGAGACTTTGCTGCCATCTCACTAGCATGTAATTTGTTGAGTCTTATTTCTGATAGCatgggatagagagagagagacagagagacagagaaagagagagagaaagagagaatgtaaCATTGGGAATTTCTTAACTGAAAGagaatgttttgtatttcagaatatttcaaaaaaacatttcaaagtaggtttaatttaaaattaaagacGCCCTTACTTTTAGCAACACAATTTTCTTGACATCATAACAACAGAACATTCCAGTACAGTCCCTCGCTTAGACTCAGGGCTAAAGAATTACCGTTGCAATGCCAAATGAAAAGGCCCAGGCATTTGAAATTCAGGTGGAAATGACTGGGCTGGATAGCAGAGGGGAATCCTAATGGGGCCATCAAAGCCCTGATTTGTACCCAACAGACGAGGCAGCCGTGAATTGTATGAAATATTGGAAATCAATAGGTTCTATGGAATTTCATTAAGCGGCAGTATCCACAATTGATAGGCCCTCATAATTTGATGGATTGCACAAAGAAAATTATTAGCTGGCTCTATGGAGAGGGTGTGAATGCACAAACCTGGGTCTTGAGAATTGGTGAACTAGGGCAATTTGTtcagagtaaaaaaataaaaagaatattgaTTTTGGTTatgttaaaagagagaaaaaaatcaaaggtTAAATTCTTTGCAGCACTGCACTGCAAAATATGTGGattctttattgattatttattcattaattcttctctttttttttgttccctcctccctccttccctatCCCCTTCCACTCACCTGACCCCCTCCCCTTAGCCCGAGGTGAAGTGCTGGAGGATGCTGACAGCGGGAATGAGAGCCGCAGTGGCAGTGAAGAGACCCATGTATGTGAGAAGTGTTGCGCTGAGTTCTTCAAGTGGTCAGACTTCTGTGaacatttaacaagctgcacCAAGAACCCACTGGTGCTCATAGTGAATGACAATGAGGACACACCTAACCCCTCCCAGGAGTACCCCACAGAGCCCTCCCCTGTACCCAGCTTTCCTAGCGAGCAAGCTGACAGCGAGGACCCCAGGGAGGGCAACCACAGTCCTGCCGGTGAGGGGGATGATGTCCCAGAGACAGCAACCTTAAATGGGGTCAATGTCCTAGAAAAGGAGGATGAGCAGATGGAGCTGGAGCTGTCTCCTGAAAAAAACATGGATCCTGAAGAGAGAGATGTGACATCCCCTGAGCCAGACAGTTCCCTACCTCAGCTCAATGATGTCGTCCCCTCCACTGTTACAAGCTATGCCATGCCAAGCACTAATGTTACCCTGGAGACTCTGCATGGCACCCGGGTTGCAGTTGCCCAGTTTTCACAGAGTGTGAGGGCAGCAGCAGGCAGTGGGGTATCCACCATGGCTATTCCCATGATCCTGGACCAGCTGATGgccctccagcagcagcagatacaCCAGCTGCAGCTGATAGAACAAATACGCAGTCAAGTGGCTCTGATGAACAGACAGTCTGCCTCACAGCCTGCACTCAACCACCATCACAGCACTGCTGCTGGAAATCAGGGGCCTGTATCCTCCTGTGTCCCCCCTGTCGCAAGTCAGCTTCAGCTACACAACTTCATCACTCCCCCTGTCCATCAGCTGCCTGTTAGGTTGCCGGCCACTCTCAATAGCCAAGGTCCTTCACCTCTGACCTCAGCAATAGAAGGGCCTCTCCCTCAAACACCACAAAGTAGCAGTCAGCAGTCTAACTCTTCAATCCCCAACACATCATCAAATAATTCGGTGTTTCCTCCACCCACTGGCTCCGGATTGTCATCTCTACTACCCTCCTGCTCATCCTCAGtcacaaacaacaacattagCACGAGTAGTAGTGTAATAGGAAGTGGTggcattagcagcagctcagctcttCCCAGGAACTCCACCACCCCTCCGTCACTCAGCCACAACAGCCTCCTGAGCTCTGCCTCCAGTCTACCACTGATACCTCACAGCTCGTCGAGCAGCGTTATCTTCCCCAACCCACTGGCCAGTATAGCAGCCACAGCCAATGCGCTCGACCCCCTCTCTGCTCTGATGAAGCATCGAAAGGGGAAGCCCccaaatgtgtctgtgtttgacactAAGCCCAGCTCTGAGGATCCCTTCTTCAAGCATAAGTGTCGGTTCTGTGCCAAGGTGTTTGGCAGTGACAGTGCCCTACAGATCCACCTGCGTTCCCACACTGGAGAGCGGCCCTACAAGTGCAACATATGTGGCAACCGTTTCTCCACCAAGGGGAATCTTAAAGTCCACTTCCAGAGGCACAAAGAGAAATACCCACATATTCAGATGAACCCATACCCTGTGCCAGAGTACCTTGACAATGTGCCCACAAGCTCAGGCATCCCATATGGCATGTCTTTGCCCCCAGAAAAACCTGTCACCACATGGTTAGACAGCAAACCTGTCCTGCCCACTGTTCCCACCTCAGTCGGGCTCCAGCTACCTCCCACACTGCCTAGTATGATGGGGGGTTTTGGTGAGTCTCCAAGCCTCACTCCGCTCAACAGGTCCCCTCAGAGGCCATCTCCACCTTCAAGCGAGTGTGCGTCTCTGTCCCCTAATATCATCATTGACTCTGGCATGACCACTACTTCACCTTCCCCAAAACCCAGCCTAGGGGGTGATGCACCTCCTCTCTTGAAGCCTGAAGGTGTTCTCCTGCCACCAAGCTGCTCTACTCAGCCAGGGGagaacaccaccaccacacctACAGTAACTCAAGTGGTCCTTTCCActaccaccacctccaccacatCGTCCTGCAGTGCCCAAGTCACTGAACCCATCACTAGCCCCAACTCTCTTTCCAACCCAGTCTCCCATCCTGTTCTCCCCATGCTTTCAGACCAATTTAAGGCCAAGTTTCCCTTTGGAGGCCTCCTAGACTCTATGCAAACCTCAGAGACATCAAAGTTGCAGCAGCTTGTTGAGAACATTGACAAGAAGATGACTGACCCCAACCAATGTGTCATCTGCCATCGTGTTCTGAGCTGCCAGAGTGCTCTAAAGATGCACTATCGCATCCACACTGGTGAGAGGCCTTTCAAATGCAAGATATGTGGGCGGGCATTCACCACCAAGGGaaatctgaaaacacactttgGTGTCCATAGGTCCAAACCCCCACTTCGGGTCCAGCACTCATGCCCCATATGTCAGAAGAAGTTCACTAATGCTGttgtgctgcagcagcacatCCGTATGCATATGGGAGGG
This sequence is a window from Thunnus thynnus chromosome 10, fThuThy2.1, whole genome shotgun sequence. Protein-coding genes within it:
- the sall3a gene encoding sal-like protein 3; the encoded protein is MSRRKQAKPQHLKSDEDPALAEVISEHARGEVLEDADSGNESRSGSEETHVCEKCCAEFFKWSDFCEHLTSCTKNPLVLIVNDNEDTPNPSQEYPTEPSPVPSFPSEQADSEDPREGNHSPAGEGDDVPETATLNGVNVLEKEDEQMELELSPEKNMDPEERDVTSPEPDSSLPQLNDVVPSTVTSYAMPSTNVTLETLHGTRVAVAQFSQSVRAAAGSGVSTMAIPMILDQLMALQQQQIHQLQLIEQIRSQVALMNRQSASQPALNHHHSTAAGNQGPVSSCVPPVASQLQLHNFITPPVHQLPVRLPATLNSQGPSPLTSAIEGPLPQTPQSSSQQSNSSIPNTSSNNSVFPPPTGSGLSSLLPSCSSSVTNNNISTSSSVIGSGGISSSSALPRNSTTPPSLSHNSLLSSASSLPLIPHSSSSSVIFPNPLASIAATANALDPLSALMKHRKGKPPNVSVFDTKPSSEDPFFKHKCRFCAKVFGSDSALQIHLRSHTGERPYKCNICGNRFSTKGNLKVHFQRHKEKYPHIQMNPYPVPEYLDNVPTSSGIPYGMSLPPEKPVTTWLDSKPVLPTVPTSVGLQLPPTLPSMMGGFGESPSLTPLNRSPQRPSPPSSECASLSPNIIIDSGMTTTSPSPKPSLGGDAPPLLKPEGVLLPPSCSTQPGENTTTTPTVTQVVLSTTTTSTTSSCSAQVTEPITSPNSLSNPVSHPVLPMLSDQFKAKFPFGGLLDSMQTSETSKLQQLVENIDKKMTDPNQCVICHRVLSCQSALKMHYRIHTGERPFKCKICGRAFTTKGNLKTHFGVHRSKPPLRVQHSCPICQKKFTNAVVLQQHIRMHMGGQIPNTPIPESLQEMDTDLSFDEKSLDAMSNYDDDLLDEMEQAMDDEADLKEGEVDPLKPYSPGSSPPTSIISSIAAMENQMKMIDSTANMTRSFGQKPTVNGSSFGGETECFTTDSLSAMGDAEGQSLGSPALSESSDSLQHLSPAHSHSESQRSKSPATFNNNNNSSAMTAEEGQENNTAGLATVKSEKSETPSPLSATEGNGALDLTATQPGRHFIKEESHFNMLFLNRDRGLNTPNLASTASNMIKMEMNGHGKSMSLSDNSHLPVGIQVPAAAPQTTMSPSINPMLAPPPPRRTPKQHNCHSCGKNFSSASALQIHERTHTGEKPFACSICGRAFTTKGNLKVHMGTHMWNNAPARRGRRLSVENPMALLGGDAMKFSEMFQKDLAARAMNVDPGFWNQYAAAITNGLAMKNNEISVIQNGGITQLPVSLGAAGITSLGAMPGGMDRVHTGSSPPMSGMEKAGLEVGASRPFSRFMEENKEIGIN